One part of the Bradyrhizobium sp. CB1650 genome encodes these proteins:
- a CDS encoding lysophospholipid acyltransferase family protein, which produces MKRLLRNTLRSSLFQRAVGILAAEYLRLVWRTNKFTFDPPDVYDIVEPQIPAIFAFWHGQHFLTPFIKNKDWYKARVLISRHRDGEFNAIAAERLGIGTIRGSGDHGGAFHRKGGVGAFKEMVRTLQDGCNVALTADVPKRSRVAGLGIIMLARESGRPIMPFAMATSRFIRLKNWDRTTINLPFGRGALVGIKEINVPPDADAATMEALRQELEDTLNEATRRAYAQLGRPGPQDA; this is translated from the coding sequence TTGAAGAGACTGCTTCGCAATACGCTGCGGAGCAGCTTGTTTCAGCGTGCCGTCGGGATCCTGGCGGCCGAATATCTGCGGCTGGTCTGGCGGACCAACAAGTTCACGTTCGATCCGCCCGACGTCTATGACATCGTCGAGCCCCAGATCCCGGCGATCTTCGCCTTCTGGCACGGCCAGCATTTCCTCACCCCCTTCATCAAGAACAAGGACTGGTACAAGGCCCGGGTCCTGATCTCGCGCCATCGTGACGGCGAGTTCAACGCGATCGCCGCCGAGCGGCTCGGCATCGGCACCATCCGCGGCTCCGGCGATCATGGCGGAGCTTTCCACCGAAAAGGCGGGGTCGGCGCCTTCAAGGAGATGGTGCGAACGCTCCAGGACGGTTGTAATGTCGCGCTGACCGCCGATGTCCCGAAGCGCTCGCGCGTGGCCGGGCTCGGCATCATCATGCTGGCACGGGAATCGGGGCGGCCGATCATGCCTTTCGCGATGGCGACCAGTCGCTTCATCCGGCTGAAGAACTGGGACCGCACCACCATCAATTTGCCGTTCGGGCGGGGCGCATTGGTCGGCATCAAGGAAATCAACGTCCCTCCGGATGCCGACGCGGCCACCATGGAAGCGCTGCGGCAGGAGCTGGAGGACACGTTGAACGAAGCGACCCGTCGCGCCTATGCGCAACTCGGCCGGCCGGGACCCCAAGATGCCTAA
- a CDS encoding DUF4170 domain-containing protein, translating into MPDNAPQQQLLHLVIGGELVDLEHNTFKNLDEVEIVGLYPNYATAYTAWKAKAQMTVDNAQMRYFIVHLHRLLDPGQEPKPAR; encoded by the coding sequence ATGCCAGATAACGCCCCGCAGCAACAACTGCTTCATCTCGTCATCGGCGGCGAGCTCGTCGATCTCGAGCACAACACCTTCAAGAATCTCGACGAGGTCGAGATCGTCGGCCTGTATCCGAACTATGCGACCGCCTACACGGCCTGGAAGGCCAAGGCGCAGATGACGGTCGACAACGCGCAGATGCGCTACTTCATCGTCCATCTCCACCGGCTGCTCGACCCGGGTCAAGAACCGAAGCCGGCGCGTTGA
- the hisG gene encoding ATP phosphoribosyltransferase, whose translation MSAPFVLAVPSKGRLQENTEAFFARAGLKLSKAGGARDYRGTIAGLDNVEVAYLSASEIASQLARGFAHLGVTGEDLVRENITDADKRVSLIEGLGFGYADVVVAVPQAWIDVRTMADLDDVTTGFREQHHMRMRVATKFINLTRAFFSSHGIVDYRIVESAGATEGAPAAGAAELIVDITTTGATLAANGLRVLDDGVILRSQANLVASRDADWSPQARETARVILDHIAARARANKYREVRTRFRQCDAALLGEAHSRFGVETPFGGPTSSGMLTLHCPPGQLYALASFLRDHGAETVSVVSLDYVFDRENPLFAKLEAFLRR comes from the coding sequence ATGAGCGCGCCATTCGTCCTGGCCGTTCCCTCCAAGGGCCGCCTTCAGGAAAACACCGAGGCCTTCTTCGCCCGCGCCGGGCTCAAGCTGTCGAAGGCCGGCGGCGCCCGCGACTATCGCGGCACGATCGCGGGCCTCGACAATGTCGAGGTCGCCTATCTCTCGGCGAGCGAGATCGCCTCGCAACTCGCCCGCGGCTTCGCGCATCTCGGCGTCACCGGCGAAGATCTGGTGCGCGAGAACATTACGGACGCCGACAAGCGCGTGTCCCTGATCGAGGGATTGGGCTTCGGCTATGCCGACGTCGTCGTCGCCGTGCCGCAGGCCTGGATCGACGTCCGCACCATGGCCGACCTCGACGACGTCACCACCGGCTTCCGCGAACAGCATCACATGCGGATGCGGGTCGCGACCAAGTTCATCAACCTCACCCGTGCCTTCTTCTCGAGCCACGGCATCGTCGATTACCGCATCGTCGAAAGCGCCGGCGCGACCGAAGGCGCCCCGGCGGCGGGCGCGGCCGAGCTGATCGTCGATATCACCACGACGGGCGCGACGCTGGCTGCCAACGGACTGAGAGTGCTCGACGACGGCGTGATCCTGCGCAGCCAGGCCAATCTGGTCGCCTCCAGGGACGCCGACTGGTCGCCGCAGGCGCGGGAGACCGCGCGCGTCATCCTGGATCACATCGCGGCGCGCGCCCGCGCCAACAAGTACCGCGAGGTCCGCACCCGATTCCGGCAGTGCGACGCGGCCCTGCTCGGCGAAGCCCACAGCCGTTTCGGCGTCGAGACCCCGTTCGGCGGGCCGACCTCGTCGGGCATGCTCACGCTGCATTGCCCACCGGGTCAGCTCTATGCACTCGCGAGCTTCCTGCGCGACCATGGCGCCGAGACGGTGTCGGTGGTCTCGCTCGACTACGTATTTGACCGGGAGAACCCGCTGTTCGCCAAGCTCGAGGCGTTCCTGCGGCGGTGA
- a CDS encoding 3'(2'),5'-bisphosphate nucleotidase CysQ: MADVDANSPDEAILARDAALLKDTVREAGALAQSMFRTELKKWIKGASSPVSEADIAVNDLLEARLRAATPDYGWLSEESADDAARLSRRLVWVVDPIDGTRNYLNGHDDWCVSVALVENASPVLAAVFAPSSGEFFFAARGQGTTLNGATVRTAPGSELDFSRVAGPKPLVERLRPSPGEIKLHPRIGSLALRLCRVAHGALDAAFAGGNSHDWDLAAADLIVQEADGRMSDLSGEPILYNRREVAHGVLVAAGRDRHASIVAHFRNRPLP; encoded by the coding sequence TTGGCGGACGTTGACGCGAACTCTCCTGACGAGGCCATCCTGGCCCGCGATGCGGCGCTGCTCAAAGACACGGTGCGGGAAGCGGGCGCACTCGCGCAGTCGATGTTCCGTACCGAGCTGAAGAAGTGGATCAAGGGCGCGTCCTCGCCGGTCTCCGAGGCCGACATCGCCGTCAACGATCTCCTGGAAGCGCGCTTACGCGCCGCGACGCCCGACTATGGCTGGCTGTCGGAGGAGAGCGCCGACGACGCGGCGCGGCTGTCGCGGCGCCTGGTCTGGGTGGTCGATCCCATCGATGGCACGCGCAACTATCTCAATGGTCATGACGACTGGTGCGTCAGCGTCGCGCTGGTCGAGAATGCCTCACCCGTCCTCGCCGCGGTGTTCGCGCCGAGCAGCGGCGAGTTCTTTTTCGCCGCGCGCGGGCAGGGCACGACCCTGAATGGCGCAACCGTCCGGACGGCGCCCGGATCCGAGCTCGACTTCTCCCGCGTGGCCGGTCCGAAGCCGCTGGTCGAACGGCTCAGGCCGTCACCGGGCGAGATCAAGCTGCATCCGCGAATCGGTTCACTCGCGCTCCGGCTTTGCCGGGTTGCCCACGGCGCGCTGGATGCGGCTTTTGCGGGGGGCAATAGTCATGATTGGGATCTTGCGGCGGCGGATTTGATCGTGCAGGAAGCGGATGGTAGAATGAGCGACCTCTCCGGAGAACCCATCCTCTATAACCGCCGGGAAGTGGCGCACGGGGTGCTGGTGGCAGCGGGCCGCGATCGTCATGCGAGCATTGTCGCGCATTTTCGAAATCGCCCCTTGCCCTGA
- a CDS encoding metallopeptidase TldD-related protein — protein sequence MGSALRLSSPPPNRISFVNSSPSASSTLSSRDSTKASRDLFDQSQLSDLAQRLVDAAKRAGADAADAVAVRGISQGVEVRDGRVEESERSEGDDVGLRVLVGQRQAVVSTNDVSGDAVAKLAERAVAMARVAPVDKYVGLADPALLARDFPDLDLLDPNVPATAELERRALEAEAAALAVKGVTKSGGASASAGIGGMVLVTSTGFHGSYLRSSQGISATAISGEGTGMERDYDFTSAPHAVDLLSPEFVGRSAGERTVKRSNPRKVETCKVPVVFDPRVAGSLVGHLVGAINGASIARKTSFLKDRLGQQLFARNIRIVDDPLRKRGLRSQTFDAEGVAVKRQALVDEGVLTTWLLDCATARELGLTTTGHAHRGVSSSPSPGPYNLHLEAGTPTPAELISDISQGFYVTDLIGSGVNGVTGDYSRGASGFWIENGEITYPVSEVTIAGHLFEIFKSMQPASDLEFRYGINAPTVRIEGLTLGGR from the coding sequence ATGGGTTCGGCCCTTCGGCTCTCGAGCCCGCCCCCCAACAGGATTTCGTTCGTGAACTCTTCACCATCCGCAAGCTCGACGCTTTCGTCCAGGGATTCGACCAAGGCCAGCCGCGACCTGTTCGATCAGTCTCAACTGTCGGATCTCGCGCAGCGGCTGGTGGATGCGGCGAAGCGTGCCGGTGCGGATGCCGCCGATGCGGTCGCGGTGCGCGGCATCTCGCAGGGCGTCGAGGTGCGCGATGGCCGCGTCGAGGAATCCGAGCGTTCCGAAGGTGACGATGTGGGCTTGCGCGTGCTGGTCGGCCAGCGCCAGGCGGTGGTGTCGACCAACGATGTCAGCGGTGATGCCGTCGCCAAGCTCGCCGAGCGTGCGGTGGCGATGGCGCGCGTGGCGCCCGTCGACAAATATGTCGGGCTCGCCGATCCCGCGCTGCTCGCGCGCGACTTCCCCGATCTCGACCTGCTCGATCCGAACGTGCCGGCGACCGCCGAGCTCGAGCGTCGCGCGCTGGAAGCCGAGGCTGCGGCGCTCGCAGTCAAAGGCGTGACCAAGTCCGGCGGCGCATCGGCCTCCGCCGGCATCGGCGGCATGGTGCTCGTCACCAGCACCGGCTTCCACGGCTCTTATCTGCGCTCGAGCCAGGGCATCTCGGCGACCGCGATCTCCGGCGAAGGCACCGGCATGGAGCGCGACTATGATTTCACCTCGGCGCCGCACGCCGTCGATCTGTTGTCGCCCGAATTCGTCGGCCGCTCCGCCGGCGAGCGCACGGTCAAGCGCTCCAATCCGCGCAAGGTCGAGACCTGCAAGGTGCCGGTCGTGTTCGATCCGCGCGTGGCGGGCTCGCTGGTCGGCCATCTCGTCGGCGCCATCAACGGCGCCTCGATCGCGCGCAAGACGAGCTTCTTGAAGGACAGGCTCGGCCAGCAGCTCTTTGCCAGGAACATCCGTATCGTCGACGATCCCCTGCGCAAGCGCGGCCTGCGCTCGCAGACCTTCGATGCGGAAGGTGTCGCCGTGAAGAGGCAGGCGCTGGTCGACGAGGGCGTGCTGACGACCTGGCTGCTCGATTGCGCGACTGCCCGCGAATTGGGGCTCACCACCACCGGCCACGCCCATCGCGGCGTGTCGTCCTCGCCCTCGCCGGGGCCGTACAATCTGCATCTCGAGGCAGGCACGCCGACGCCGGCCGAATTGATCTCCGATATCAGCCAAGGTTTTTACGTCACCGACCTGATCGGTTCCGGCGTCAACGGCGTCACCGGCGACTACAGCCGCGGCGCCTCCGGCTTTTGGATCGAGAACGGCGAGATCACCTACCCGGTGAGCGAGGTTACGATCGCCGGCCATCTGTTCGAGATCTTCAAGTCGATGCAGCCGGCCAGCGATCTCGAATTCCGCTACGGCATCAATGCGCCGACGGTGCGCATCGAGGGTTTGACGCTTGGCGGACGTTGA
- a CDS encoding glycosyltransferase family 2 protein: MTLGSDVSALTTTVASAAAKGLSIVVPVYNEAAGLASLHQRICELAGTLRQRYRLRCEVVYVDDGSADATLSIARSLPADAIDVQVVSLSRNFGKEAALMAGLDHARRGAVMFMDGDGQHPPALIEQLVRHWIEDGYDVVYTAKAHRDNESFLRRLAVHGFYALINWGARQKIPEDAGDFRLLSPRAVAALRQLPERNRFFKGLASWIGFRQIRVDYEPAPRAHGVTTFNAARLLGLSIEGLTSFSVAPLRFASLLGVILAGGAFLFGLSILWEVWTTGKQVPGYPSLVVGLMTIGGVQLIMIGIVGEYIGKILSELKARPIYFVAEHSEKRFETDTADDASKRTAAE, from the coding sequence ATGACGCTGGGCTCTGACGTTTCCGCCCTGACAACCACCGTGGCCAGTGCCGCTGCCAAGGGGCTGTCGATTGTCGTCCCCGTCTATAACGAGGCGGCGGGACTGGCATCGCTGCACCAGCGCATCTGCGAGCTCGCCGGAACCTTGCGCCAGCGTTATCGCCTCCGCTGTGAGGTCGTCTATGTCGACGACGGCAGCGCGGACGCGACGCTCTCGATCGCCCGTTCGCTGCCGGCGGACGCGATCGACGTGCAGGTGGTGTCGCTGTCGCGCAATTTCGGCAAGGAGGCGGCGCTGATGGCGGGCCTCGATCATGCACGGCGCGGCGCCGTGATGTTCATGGACGGCGACGGCCAGCATCCGCCGGCGCTGATCGAGCAGCTCGTGCGGCACTGGATCGAGGACGGATATGACGTCGTCTATACCGCCAAGGCGCATCGCGACAATGAAAGCTTCCTGCGACGGCTTGCCGTGCACGGCTTCTACGCACTGATCAACTGGGGCGCGCGCCAGAAGATTCCCGAGGATGCCGGCGACTTCCGCCTGCTGTCACCGCGCGCGGTGGCCGCGCTTCGCCAGTTGCCGGAGCGCAACCGCTTCTTCAAGGGGCTGGCGAGCTGGATCGGTTTCCGCCAGATCCGCGTCGACTACGAGCCGGCGCCCCGCGCCCATGGCGTGACCACGTTCAACGCTGCGCGCCTGCTCGGCCTGTCGATCGAGGGCCTGACCTCGTTCTCGGTGGCGCCGCTCCGCTTTGCCAGTCTGCTCGGCGTGATCCTGGCGGGCGGCGCGTTCCTGTTCGGCCTCTCGATCCTCTGGGAGGTCTGGACCACCGGCAAGCAAGTTCCCGGCTATCCCTCGCTCGTGGTCGGCCTGATGACGATCGGCGGCGTGCAGCTCATCATGATCGGCATCGTCGGCGAATATATCGGCAAAATCCTCTCCGAGCTGAAGGCGCGTCCGATCTACTTCGTCGCCGAGCACAGCGAGAAGCGTTTCGAGACCGACACGGCCGATGACGCCTCGAAGAGGACGGCGGCCGAATGA
- a CDS encoding 3-deoxy-D-manno-octulosonic acid transferase — protein sequence MRNSAGRDPKMPKSLPGSLPMTLRMYQRLASGLVPLAPALIKRRLKQGKEDPARVGERRGLSQDVRPHGPLVWIHGASVGEVLAAAALIERLRDFNLRILLTSGTVTSAAVVAKRFPPDVIHQYVPYDSPRYVARFLDHWKPSLALFIESDLWPNLILASAARRLPMVLINGRMSHRSFPRWRRMHGTISALLSRFDICLAQSKTDAERFAALGGRDVVTTGNLKLDVPAPPADSAKLERLMAMTRGRPIIVAASTHPGEDEMLVAAHRSLAGFFPQLLTVIVPRHPDRGSSIAGLIVASSLTPGLRSREELPTATTDIYVADTMGELGLFYRLSPIVFMGGSLIHHGGQNPIEAIKLGAAIVHGPHVFNFTDVYEALDRSGAARQAETQEALVKQLGQLLADPATRDKMQRAGAGVVERLGGALDRTMAALEPYLMQLRIEMGAANA from the coding sequence ATGCGCAACTCGGCCGGCCGGGACCCCAAGATGCCTAAATCGCTGCCTGGTTCGCTGCCGATGACGCTGCGAATGTATCAGCGCCTGGCCTCCGGGCTGGTGCCGCTCGCGCCTGCGTTGATCAAGCGGCGGCTGAAGCAGGGCAAGGAAGACCCCGCGCGCGTCGGCGAGCGGCGCGGCCTGTCCCAGGACGTGCGGCCACACGGGCCGCTGGTCTGGATCCATGGTGCGAGCGTCGGCGAGGTTCTGGCAGCGGCGGCGCTGATCGAGCGCTTGCGCGATTTCAACCTGCGCATCCTGCTCACCTCCGGCACCGTGACCTCAGCCGCGGTGGTGGCAAAGCGCTTTCCGCCCGACGTCATCCATCAATACGTGCCGTACGATTCGCCGCGCTATGTCGCGCGCTTCCTCGATCATTGGAAGCCGTCGCTGGCGCTGTTCATCGAATCCGATTTGTGGCCGAACCTGATCCTGGCGAGCGCGGCGCGCCGGCTGCCGATGGTGCTGATCAACGGGCGGATGTCGCACCGCTCCTTCCCGCGCTGGCGGCGGATGCACGGCACCATCTCGGCGCTGCTGTCGCGCTTCGACATCTGTCTCGCGCAATCGAAGACCGATGCCGAGCGCTTTGCCGCGCTCGGCGGCCGCGACGTCGTCACCACGGGCAATCTGAAGCTCGATGTGCCGGCGCCGCCCGCCGATTCCGCCAAGCTCGAGCGGCTGATGGCGATGACGCGGGGCCGTCCGATCATCGTCGCGGCTTCTACTCATCCGGGCGAGGACGAGATGCTGGTGGCGGCGCATCGCAGCCTCGCTGGCTTCTTCCCGCAGCTCCTGACCGTGATCGTGCCGCGCCATCCGGACCGTGGTTCTTCGATTGCCGGATTGATCGTGGCCTCGAGCCTGACGCCGGGCTTGCGCTCGCGTGAGGAGCTGCCGACGGCCACGACCGACATCTATGTCGCCGACACCATGGGCGAGCTCGGCCTGTTCTATCGCCTCTCGCCAATCGTGTTCATGGGCGGATCGCTGATCCACCATGGCGGGCAGAATCCGATCGAGGCGATCAAGCTCGGTGCTGCGATCGTCCATGGTCCGCACGTCTTCAACTTCACCGACGTCTATGAGGCGCTCGACCGAAGCGGCGCGGCACGGCAGGCGGAGACGCAGGAAGCGCTGGTGAAGCAGCTCGGCCAGTTGCTGGCCGATCCCGCTACGCGCGACAAGATGCAGCGCGCCGGCGCAGGCGTGGTCGAGCGGCTCGGCGGTGCGCTCGATCGCACCATGGCCGCGCTCGAGCCATATCTGATGCAATTGCGGATCGAGATGGGAGCCGCCAATGCGTGA
- a CDS encoding 16S rRNA (uracil(1498)-N(3))-methyltransferase: MPSHDFRAPRLFVDAPLAQDARVALDRDQGNYLGNVLRLEAGAAILAFNGRDGEWQAAIEGRKRPDGLVILQQTRPQDALPDLAYIFAPLKHARLDYMVQKAVEMGAATLQPVLTRFTQVSRVNSERMRANVIEAAEQCGILSLAAVAEPVPLERFLSRRPSDRLLVFCDEASEVENPILGLQSARAAGHGIDVLIGPEGGFTEEERALLLRQPKILRLALGPRILRADTAAVAALALVQAVLGDWGKTANLAALADR, translated from the coding sequence ATGCCCTCCCACGATTTTCGCGCCCCTCGCCTGTTCGTCGACGCTCCGCTTGCCCAGGACGCCAGGGTCGCGCTCGACCGCGACCAGGGCAATTATCTCGGTAATGTGCTCCGGCTCGAGGCCGGCGCCGCGATCCTGGCGTTCAACGGGCGTGACGGCGAGTGGCAGGCCGCGATCGAGGGCAGGAAGCGCCCCGACGGCCTGGTGATCCTGCAGCAGACCCGGCCCCAGGACGCCCTGCCCGACCTCGCCTACATCTTCGCGCCGCTGAAGCACGCCCGGCTCGATTACATGGTCCAGAAGGCGGTGGAGATGGGCGCCGCCACCCTGCAGCCGGTCCTGACCCGCTTCACCCAGGTCTCCCGCGTCAACAGCGAGCGCATGCGCGCAAATGTGATCGAAGCGGCCGAGCAATGCGGCATCCTGAGCCTCGCCGCGGTGGCCGAACCGGTGCCACTGGAGCGCTTCCTCAGCCGGCGTCCATCCGACCGCCTGCTGGTGTTCTGCGACGAGGCGAGCGAGGTCGAGAACCCGATTCTCGGCCTGCAGAGCGCGCGTGCGGCGGGACACGGCATCGACGTGCTGATCGGCCCCGAGGGTGGCTTCACCGAGGAGGAGCGGGCGCTGCTGCTGCGACAGCCCAAAATCCTTCGGCTGGCGCTGGGCCCTCGGATCCTGCGCGCCGACACGGCGGCGGTCGCCGCACTGGCGCTGGTCCAGGCTGTGCTGGGCGATTGGGGCAAGACCGCTAACCTCGCCGCATTGGCCGACCGTTAA
- a CDS encoding ATP phosphoribosyltransferase regulatory subunit, translated as MTATATPNAAGSAWADTLLLSFAQAGYVRAEPAILQPAEPFLDLSGEDIRKSLYLTTDPTGEELCLRPDLTIPVARDYLASGRAGQPAGFSYLGPVFRYRGGQASEFLQAGIESFGRQDRAAADAEMLALALEATAAFGVREVEIRTGDVALFNALLDALELYPVWRRRLIKDFNRKISLEQDLERLALATTATRSEYEGVLAALAGSDRKAALAFVTDLMSIAGTTNVGGRTTAEIADRFLEQSTLKGGALPRAALAVLKRFLAISGNPDEAIAELRALTTEAKLDLTGAIDQFESRVGFMAARGIDVKQTRFSTAFGRGLDYYTGFEFELHHRGNGAEPLVAGGRYDGLMTQLGSAAPIPAVGFSVWVDALTRIGRKELKS; from the coding sequence ATGACCGCGACCGCCACCCCGAACGCTGCTGGCTCCGCCTGGGCGGATACGCTGCTCCTGTCGTTCGCGCAGGCCGGCTATGTCAGGGCCGAGCCGGCCATCCTGCAACCGGCCGAGCCGTTCCTGGACCTCTCCGGTGAGGACATCCGCAAGAGCCTCTACCTCACGACGGATCCGACGGGCGAGGAGCTCTGCCTGCGCCCGGATCTGACCATCCCGGTGGCGCGCGACTACCTCGCCTCCGGTCGCGCCGGCCAGCCGGCCGGCTTCAGCTATCTCGGACCGGTGTTCCGCTACCGCGGCGGGCAGGCCAGCGAGTTCCTGCAGGCCGGCATCGAGTCCTTTGGTCGCCAAGACCGCGCCGCCGCCGATGCCGAGATGCTGGCGCTGGCCCTGGAGGCGACCGCCGCGTTCGGCGTGCGCGAGGTCGAAATCCGCACCGGCGACGTGGCGCTGTTCAACGCGCTGCTCGACGCGCTCGAGCTCTATCCGGTCTGGCGCCGCCGCCTGATCAAGGACTTCAACCGCAAGATCAGCCTCGAGCAGGATCTGGAGCGGCTGGCGCTCGCCACGACCGCGACCCGCAGCGAATATGAGGGCGTGCTCGCCGCGCTCGCCGGCTCCGACCGCAAGGCGGCACTCGCCTTCGTCACCGACCTGATGTCGATCGCCGGCACCACCAATGTCGGCGGCCGCACCACGGCGGAGATCGCCGACCGCTTCCTCGAACAATCGACACTGAAGGGCGGCGCGCTGCCGCGCGCGGCGCTTGCGGTGCTGAAGCGCTTCCTGGCAATCTCGGGCAACCCCGACGAGGCCATTGCCGAGCTCCGCGCGCTCACCACTGAAGCAAAGCTCGACCTCACCGGCGCGATCGACCAGTTCGAAAGCCGGGTCGGCTTCATGGCCGCGCGCGGCATCGACGTGAAGCAGACGCGCTTCTCCACCGCGTTCGGGCGCGGGCTCGATTACTACACCGGCTTCGAATTCGAACTGCATCACAGGGGCAACGGCGCCGAGCCGCTGGTCGCCGGCGGCCGCTATGACGGGCTGATGACCCAGCTCGGATCGGCCGCGCCGATTCCCGCCGTCGGCTTCTCGGTCTGGGTGGATGCGCTGACCCGGATCGGCCGCAAGGAGCTCAAGTCATGA
- the ubiA gene encoding 4-hydroxybenzoate octaprenyltransferase, with protein sequence MSDQTARVADSTGNWVDTVAPQWARPYLRLSRFDRPIGSWLLLMPCWWSAALAAGIAHDVGRLPLTIVLFFIGAFVMRGAGCTWNDITDRDLDARVERTRSRPLPSGQVSVTQALAFLVAQALVGLVVLLQFNRFAILTGIASLLIVAIYPFMKRITWWPQIVLGLAFSWGALMGFAVTFARIDPTALVLYAGAIAWVIGYDTIYAHQDTEDDALIGIKSTARLFGAHTHQALIMFYGLAVMLIGVALASGDVRWPAWLGLSAFALHLAWQIVWLRIDDPALCLRLFKSNRDAGLLLFAGLLADAVMRAA encoded by the coding sequence ATGAGCGATCAAACCGCCCGCGTTGCCGATTCCACCGGCAACTGGGTGGATACGGTCGCGCCGCAATGGGCGCGGCCCTATTTGCGACTGTCGCGTTTCGATCGGCCGATCGGTTCCTGGCTTCTGTTGATGCCGTGCTGGTGGTCGGCGGCGCTTGCCGCCGGCATCGCCCACGACGTCGGCCGCCTGCCGCTCACCATCGTGCTGTTCTTCATCGGCGCCTTCGTGATGCGCGGCGCCGGCTGCACCTGGAACGACATCACCGACCGCGACCTCGATGCCAGGGTCGAGCGCACGCGCTCGCGCCCCTTGCCGTCCGGGCAGGTGAGCGTGACGCAGGCGCTGGCCTTTCTGGTCGCGCAGGCCCTGGTCGGCCTCGTCGTGCTGCTGCAGTTCAATCGCTTTGCGATCCTGACCGGCATCGCCTCGCTCCTGATCGTCGCGATCTATCCTTTCATGAAGCGCATCACCTGGTGGCCGCAGATCGTGCTTGGCCTCGCCTTCTCCTGGGGCGCCTTGATGGGATTTGCCGTCACATTCGCGCGCATCGATCCGACCGCGCTGGTGCTCTATGCCGGCGCGATCGCCTGGGTGATCGGCTATGACACCATCTACGCGCATCAGGACACCGAGGATGATGCGCTGATCGGCATCAAGTCCACTGCGCGCCTGTTCGGCGCGCACACGCATCAGGCGCTGATCATGTTCTACGGGCTCGCGGTGATGCTGATCGGCGTCGCGTTGGCGTCGGGAGACGTGCGCTGGCCGGCCTGGCTCGGGCTCTCGGCCTTCGCCCTGCATCTGGCCTGGCAGATCGTGTGGCTCAGGATCGACGATCCCGCGCTGTGCCTGCGCCTGTTCAAATCGAACCGCGATGCGGGGCTATTGTTGTTCGCGGGATTGCTGGCCGACGCGGTGATGCGGGCTGCGTGA
- a CDS encoding DUF6101 family protein produces the protein MRRQTITCGVAPAGSSRALRLDPLSLPVRFDAHDPRADGHTRQIELHRERVVLRRAIRGMQMAVNVRVSDFAGVALRSNDEAQTLVLVHRDPSLSVPLLVSTDGDGITEAWAIWSEIFALPQLDEGTREPAPRRRRRNAVRTRRPKFLMRRRAGIARELSVHRGEREIIARN, from the coding sequence GTGAGGCGTCAAACAATAACATGCGGGGTCGCTCCCGCTGGGTCGAGCCGTGCATTGCGGCTCGACCCTCTTTCCCTTCCAGTCCGCTTCGACGCGCACGATCCGCGGGCCGACGGCCACACCAGGCAGATCGAGCTTCATCGCGAACGCGTCGTGCTGCGCCGTGCAATCCGCGGCATGCAGATGGCGGTCAACGTCCGCGTCAGTGACTTCGCCGGCGTTGCGCTGCGCAGCAACGACGAAGCGCAGACTCTCGTCCTGGTCCATCGCGATCCGTCGCTCTCCGTTCCCCTGCTCGTCAGCACCGATGGCGACGGGATCACGGAGGCCTGGGCGATTTGGAGCGAGATCTTCGCGCTGCCGCAGCTCGATGAGGGCACGCGCGAACCCGCGCCGCGGCGCCGACGCCGCAACGCCGTCCGCACCCGCCGTCCGAAATTTCTGATGCGCCGCCGCGCCGGCATCGCGCGCGAGCTTTCCGTTCATCGCGGCGAACGCGAGATCATTGCCCGGAACTGA